The stretch of DNA tgcacaatatgagatcatttgaacaaactatgccacgtatgtggccataagattgagcATTTGGGTTGAAAGCCATTCATCTTCACacttgatagctcgtttctgagaacactttttttaaatattcgccgtattacaagtttataatttttctggtaacttggtcacatataatgacgcaatgcgaaggttttccaattttttgaatttttttgaattttttatgcccgtttcaaaatgcggtcaaaacggcgggaatgtcTGTTCCTAGCTAGTgctgaatcttggaatttttttggtgtttctctgattaaatagatacttatgtacctagaaataatttttggaaaaaataaatagcaaactatgaggcacctgcagttcaaatttgacccgcttccacctgaatcggcgacaatttgtctttttcaccagaggtggatcaaggcttttgacacccaaccattttgtcaattgtgcattaaatatgtcttagtattttagaaaaatgatttggtccaattttgcaacaattatttgggaggtccttcacaaaaaaaccttcttttgggcactcgaaaaatggaaaatggttttttcatccaaagaaaatgaaaacttccttaggcaacattatttgccattccaatatgcacccttgtgcacaatatgagatgatttaaacaaactatgccatgaatgtggccataagattgatcatttggcttgaaagcaattgatctccacacgtgatagctcgtttctgcgaagacttttttaaaataattgctgtattacaagttttttatttttgctgctaacttggccacatataatgacacaatgcaaaggtttcccaatttttttgattttttttgaattttttatgcccgtttcaaaatgcggtcaaaacggcgggaatgaccgttcctagctagtggttgaattcttggaattttttgggaattccaatatgcacccttgtgcacaatatgagatgatttaaacaaactatgccatgaatgtggccataagattgatcatttggcttgaaagcaattgatctccacacgtgatagctcgtttctgcgaagacttttttaaaataattgctgtattacaagttttttatttttgctgctaacttggccacatataatgacacaatgcaaaggtttcccaatttttttgattttttttgaattttttatgcccgtttcaaaatgcggtcaaaacggcgggaatgaccgttcctagctagtggttgaatcttggaatttttttggtgtttctctgactaaatagatacttatgtacctataaatgatttttggaaaaaataaatagcaaactatgaggcacctgcagttcaaatttgacccgcttccagctgaatcagcggagatttgtctttttcaccagaggtggatcaaggcttttaacacccaaccattttgtcaattgtgcattaaatatgtcctagtattttagaaaattgatttggtccaattttgcaacaaatatatggtaggtccttcacaaaaaaactcatttcgggcactcaaaaaatggaaaatgatttttttgcCAAAAAACTCATTTCTCATGACATATTTTTAAAGATATTTATCTTATTTCATGTTTGTTACTTTTCCTGAAAACTTATTCACATTTGGTGACACAATGAGAAtgtttttcattttctttttgaatTTTCTCAGGTCATAAAATAGCTGATATGATTTTAACACGCTATTTTTAGTCAACTACGACCAATTTAAATGGTCATAACGTGGTACTGCATTTTGATTGGTCCATGGACGTCTCACGCGGATCGTGCCTGGAACACCGTCTGATGCTCGCGGATCCAACGGCAGTCCTCGGCCCACCACACCAACCCCAAGCCCACCTAAGCCGAAACCCTAGCTCTACTCGTGGACGTTTTCCATCCACCCCCCCGCCTCCTTTCTTTCTCTGCCTTCTTTCTTTCTCTGCTCCTCATTCCCTCACGCACCCACAATCCCTCCCCCGAAACGCTTGCTGCCGCCACCTACGCCTCTTGTTCCGGCGTGCTCCGGCGGGCCTCGCCGGTGTGCAGCCCAGATCCGAGCTCCCCTGCCTCCGCTCTTCCCTCCCCTCCGGCCAGATCCGCCTCTTGCATCCCCGGTAGCTCATCCCCAACCCCTTCCCATGGCTAGGATTTCGAGGGTGGCGTTCCCACCAAttccggcgcggcggcggtgacagTGCTCCGCCCTCTTCGACGCCCACCAATCTAGCCGCACGGCACGGCCATGGCCATGGCGGCGGCCAGATCCACCCCCTCCCTCATCTCCTCGctgccgccacctcctcctcatCCTGCAGCGGCGCGTCCCGCCACCACCTCCTTCCTCGAGCGTCCCGCAGCGACGCCCATCGCGTCTCGGAGCTGGACGACGGCGCGGTGGAGAGGGAGCCGGCGGCAGCGTCGCGTGATGGCAGGTGACGAGTCCTCATCTTTTCCTTGGTCCTCTCTGCTCCCTCCCTCGTTCCATCTGATTCGATTCGCTGAATCGGTTGCCTGCCACTGACAGGTGCGTCGAGCGGGATCGGCGCGGAGACGGCGCGTGGTGCCCACGTCGTCATGGCCGTCCGCAACCTCGCCGCTGCAGAGGCCGTTCGCCAGGCCGTCCTCGCCGAGACCCCCGACGCGAGCGTGGAAGTAATGGAGCTGGACCTCTCCTCGTTGGCATTTGTCCGCAAGTTCGCGCCGACTTCGCCGCCAGTGGCCTCTCGCTCAACATCCTCATGTAAGGCAGCCCTACTTCTCGCTTCTACTAGTCCCAATCATGCGAAAAGCACTTATAGTTGAGGTTCAGTCAGGGGTTGTCAAGACGAGGTTCAGGTTCAGGCCCATCGCGATTTCTTGGGACCATTCATTCAGCTTCAGGTTCAGGTTCAGTTAGGAGCTGTCTGTCGGCCATTAAATTCTAAAAAAACTCTGCATCATGAGTAGTAGGTAGCAGAACAGCGACATGGCCGTATCACTTTGGCTGCAACTTGATACTTTCAGTCAACATTGAGCAGATTTAATTCATTCCTGGGTTTCTTTTCTACTTCAACTTGGACTATAACATGCTGCTAGTTGGAATATAAATGTTGCAACACTTAGTAGATCATGGACATTATGGAAGTTCACAGGGTGGGAAAAAAATGGCATGGGTGGTTGCATCTGCACTGGTCCTGTCGGGAGACCACACATGCATCATATTGCTCTTGAAGTAATATGCGGTTGTTGTCTCGCCGTGGTTGTTCAAACTGAGATGTACCCAGTTGATTCGTCATCTCGGGTCATAAATTTTTCTGCATTCCCTGTTGTTGTAGCTTGTTGGATGCATAGTTTGATCTCCCAATGGGAATTATTAGTGAATGGTGATGTAGTAGCTGGTATGCTTGATGCGTGTATGTGCATCTCTTTACTGTTTTGCTAGAACCATAAATCCTGATGCGCATGATGATCATGGTCTGGTTTGTTTGATCTATTCTGCTGGTGCTTAAAATTTGACATGCCTGGATTCTAAAACTCGTTCTTACAATTTTCATTTCTATGATCAATTTAGAGAGTTGGACATGTCAGTATATTATATACCAAAAAAATTCCTAGCTAGTGAGAACATTTTAGTCACTCCATGAACGCATACTGGTTAGTGTTAGTcatattatttatgtacatggaATTTGCTGTCAATTCTTGATTATAAGTTATTGGATCCCTCATTGGCTACTATTTGATGTTCTGTACCTGTTCTTATTCTTATATGTTCATTCTTATTTTTTGCACAGGTGAAGTGCGAATCCATGTCCGAAGCTGTGAAGCATATCAGCAAAGAGTAGCATATTATGTGTTGTAGTTGTAGGCAGTAGTAGGCACATCTGGGTTGTAATATACTGTAACGATTGTAATAGATTAATGCAGTATTGTTTTGGAACAATTTCATTTGCTCTCTGGTCTATTCAAAACAATGATTGTGTATGTGCTTTGAATACCCGTGAAATGGAAACCTGACAAGTTATAATGGTTGTTTGACATATTTTGAAATTTTTGATGTGTGGGATCAATTTTGTGATAAGCCTGACAAGTGGGACCAATCTGATTGGTGGGACCAGTGGCAAAAAAAGGACGAAAATAAAAAACCAGTAGACTGTAAAAGGCTACATCTTAGAAAAAAAGGCCGAATTAATGGCCCAAGCCCATGTAGCTAGCGAAAATTAACAAGAAAAAAATAcattaaaaaggccgaattgttgggctaggcccatgtagaaaatcgaattggactgggctgaatcttgtgtcacgtcagattgccacgctggatgcctacgtggcctggggaggttgctagtggccaaaacgccacagtagacgtattttggtcataaacgtcttcgaccattccagaagaaaggtcgctgtagtcagtttatgaccgccagcttttgaccttctgtttttggtcacaaaaaggtcacaaatggaaatttgtgacctttcagtgaccaatagtggtggtcacaaattgacatatttattgtagtgaggaggtggaggaggtctatttatagtctagtGGGCGAAGGGGCAAGTGAGGGGGCGAAAgaggtacatgggcctcggccagAAACATTGCACGCAGACAAGGCCCGGATGATCCGGATGGGGGGTCCGGATGATCCGACCATCGTCCGGATGATCCAGATGGGGGTCCGGATGATCCGACCGTCGTCCGGATGATCTGGGAGGGGGTCCGGATAATCCGGCTTCACACGAGGCTTTCGGTTGTCTTCGGCGCAGATAGCCGGACGATCCGAGGAagggtccggatgatccggctgAGCCTGGATGATTCTGACGGCGGTCCGGATATCCGGCCTGGTTCGAGCAGTCGCTCcgtcttcttctcctttcttccgtCTTCTCTTCCACGCTTCCCTCATGGACGGTGTAGtcgttccttggcgcttgcactcctcctcgacatccgtgaatgtcacatccctagttctggtatgacctagactaggtagtcatgtgtgcatcatgtttaaatttcatttaaatttgaaatggagatttgtgaaaccctcagaaattattggtcagaggtaaaaattgctccaaaagggtccaagaaaatgttcatgttgctctctgaaactattggtcagaggtaaaattcTAACAAATATTTTTAGGAGGTCATAAATATTTATTtaggccatttggaattaatgcctaattatttgcattggagatatatatgttatatatataatatatgtaCAAAACTTATGCCAGTTGTcgaggagctctggaataataccactagGTCCTACAAAAATTGGCATAGGAAAATAAATtggtttagtattttactaaatcataaaacaaatgtcagaaaatagaaaagaaaacaaagatGGAAAACGCTTACCTGTGCTCACCCGAGGCCTGGCACTGTGCGGCccagctggccggcccagccgactggccagTGCCAGTTGTCCTCCACCTCCCGCCAGGAGGCCAGGGGCGTGTGGCTGACGCGTGCGCACTGCCGTGCCGCCACGCCACCTGCCTGCCTGTCCTCCCCCCCGTCGCATAGATGCCCCGTGCGGCGCCACGCGCCGCCCcgcacctctccctctctctcccgtggcctcccctcctctctctcgctCTTTCTCGCGCGACGTCCGAACACCACCGTCGACATCGCACACCGTTGCCGCGCCCACCGCCACGGCCTCGCCCCTCCGACAAGTCCAACAGCTCCGCGATGTCGTCCTCGTCTTCTCCGTTGAGCCACGCGCCCCAGGAGGCCCTAGAGCGCCTCCATCGCCGTCGTCTTCATCTCCGGCCGACGTGGATCCCCATCGCCGCCCCGTCAACCACAGCgcgtccccgagctcgccgtcaaGCCCATCGAGATTGCTGTGAGCTTCTGCTCCATTCCTCTCTCTCTATTTAGCCGTTTGCGTGCCGTAGCCCCGTCTGCCACCCTGGCCGTAGCACCTCGCCACCGTTCATGTCGCCGCCGTCGTCTTGGCCACCGCAGCTCACGCCCGCGCACGCCAACACGCTCAATAGCCCCCAGCAAGCCAACGCTGCTGCCCGCAGCTCCTGCCGTGCCCTGCAGCACCCACGCGCActtggccgaactccggccgccgccccgagcttcgctccggcgagctccgccacCCCCGCAGCCTCCCGTCCACTCCCCTGGATGTGCGCGAGCACCAGCTCCTCGGAGATGGTCTCCGCCgcccaaatggtcgccggagcgacgatcccgagcccctccgccgcgttcggcctcgccggcggctaaacgtcTGCGGGTTGACTGGGTTTGACCCCCCAGTTGACCAGATTTGACCCGTGtgggtcaatgacaggtggggcccttCTCTGACTAAATCTGTAGATAGGTTGTTGTTAGTGCTAATTAACCTCTGATTAATTAACtgtgacactgacgtgtggaccccacacatCAGATTTGACCTGGACAACCACGTTGACTCGCTGACGTAGTGATGACGTCATGCTAACGTAGTTATCCATTTCCTGGATTTTATTTAGTcagaaaattccaaaaaatgttaTAAACATCTAAAAATCacagaaattcaaccgtagctcacattgaaataatttatatatgaaaaatgatcagaaaaaatTAATCTATCCTTCTGTAACAGTTTCATGCATGATAAACCAACTTAAACCTGCTGTATAGGTGAAAACACATAAATGGCACTTATAAATGTTAaatttggagttgcatttgaacccttggttcaaatgggCTTCATTCAAATAGAATGCTAAATGCATTAGCACAAACAACATCACATCcacatgccatgttcatgcatcatattgttgcatatgttgtgtattgattgccggcaccgtcCTTCTcaataggtcctgctccggagagtgtTCCAGAGTACTTGTCTATGAAGCAGTGCCccttgttgatctaccaggcaagcaaacccccttgttcatcccgatatgatcccactctctcgctcctgctctcttttattgcattaggacaatagcaattcaactgctactttatgttgtggtagttgaacccattcctctgcatgacctgtcattgccacagtaaatagttcaaacccactagcatgtgtaggagttgattgagccatgttgtgttcctaccatgccatgcctactattgcttagagttgtgtcaggtctgattcattgggaatgaattggagtgttatgatatgttctggtgctgagagttaagtgtgtgaacacgatttggtaaaggtagcggtgagaggccatgtaggagtacatggtgggttgtctcattggaaccgtccttaagcactgagttctgtgtatgttttCCAATGACTAGATACTAGCACACATTGGGTTctggtaactcgacccctctcgacttattaaccgacttggtctctgtccaggagtcgcaaatagtttctagtgtttgtaggtagtgttagtagtctaccaagtggcacccggccaggtgggcttgggacagactaggcacaagtggcacggtgtaccaagcgtagatccatccggcgaggtgggcttgggaaccctgcacacatcgtttggggccatgagcgacaccccggccggatctccttgcggatggaacccgaataggcgataaacctggactagagtcttgtgtggttagttaggtcgtggccgactccctcgctaggcttccgcttgaaggttgccgagatacatgacgtgtacatggtgataagtggtgagagcgtgtgtgaagaagtacacccctgcagggttatcatgatctattcgaatagtcgtgtcctcagttatggacttcttggatgcttacgtggtacatagacaacttaaactggatactctaaaatgcccaagacaagtgtgagtgctatggatggccttctcgtagagagacggggatgaatccgtagtagtgtattgatgtggtgattagtggactcgtgtgcgctgcctcacctcaaagaagttacTCGTAGTCGTAGAATAGGTTAGCCACTgggtcaaagctggcttgctgcaactaaaccccacattaccttcttgatacaaatgcatgtatgataggatctgatgtaagtattgctgagtacctttgtactcacgttttccttatttatgttttgcagatgacacatttgtctcactagtagttccgcttggacttcgacgagtagcttgttacctcagctacgatcttgtacccttgggagggtcttgtagatagtcaggcttcgcagcctttttcttttgtagttgtctgtactcagacatgtaatgcttccgcttgttgcttgtatgctctgaatgatgggtcatgagacccctgtttgtattaatgctatgtggcccttctgggcctttatctatatgagtttgtgttatgttgtgatgtcatgttgtacagcacatacttgcatgttatgcgtacgtgtaacatgtattgctatgtgtgggatccgacaacctagttgtctatccttggtagcctctcttatggggaaacgtagtctagtgcttccaccaagccatggtagtccgctacagcccggtttactggattcctgttagcccagttgctacagcccggattcacatgctgctgaccgacatgctcgatgttgtttcatgtatgtctgtccccgtaagttagtgccactttgggttcacgactagtcatgtcggcccgggttctctgtcatatggatgctagcgacactatcatatacgtgagccaaaaaggcgcaaatggtcccggccatggtaaggcgacactcgtgggaataccgtgcatgaggccgcaaagtgatatgaggtgttacatgctagatcggtgtgacttagaatcggggtcctgacagctttggtatcagagcctgactgcctgtaggatttccaAGGCAACCTGGtcaaagttgagtctagaaattctttagttatgtaagggaattgattgtggaagggaacgtaaggctctttttactccttattcCTCATGCCCTTCTGATATGAGTCATCCTAtttttcctacggggttaaggaactaggcttgctcttctgtctatcaggatcatgtgttactactccgtagtctcttaggattggttggtcagagtcatatcccagttcaagtacctccggtgtagcctgtttagtaatatctcagaaccttgagtgatgatgttgagtttggtgctaccccgtcttttgcagaatgtatcattttgagcattttactgccgttatgctgccggaattgtcctaggagtttgAGAGATACTAAATTTACTTGTGCTACATGTTGCATCCTGTAGTTGTTGTTGACCTCGTCCTTGGTTCCGCTTCTCAGGATGTCGtcagttaaccgaagttctgttgctcgttGCCTGAACCACAGAGGTGGTAGGGATGAGGAGGATCCTCCCGACCAACCTtcgttggcagagttcatgttagagatggagaggaacaagcgtgagtctaaccgcttgttagcacgtatcgaggagaacaccgcaccccagtgcaaagagtcagcgaccatccatgatttcattggtctgaaaccacccaccttccatcattccattgagcccCTCGATGCAAATGTCTGGCTCCATAGTATCACTCTCAAGCTGCGTTCTGCGAAtgtagctgaaggtgacaaggtcacctatgctgcatatcacctggaaggtcctgctagtctttggtggcagaactatcaggctatgcttccagccggtcagattcctacctggagagatttcactgaggcttttcgcgagcatcacattcctgaATTCCTCATCgatcgcaagagagaagagttctgtagtttcacccagggtaagatggctgttgatgcttacagtagagagtttgagaacctcgcccgctatgctgcagaagaagtgtccacggacgccaagaagcaggctaggttccggaagggtctcaaccccaagttgcgtcgtgatctccacttgcaccattgcaatacattccaggctcttgtgaacaaggccattaatgcggAGACAACtcagctcacttacgaggagtctcgtaagcacacccgtgacTTGGGTTCTTCCCCCGGTTCTAGTtctcagaagcgccggatttgggttctGAACTCTGCTCTTCCA from Triticum urartu cultivar G1812 chromosome 3, Tu2.1, whole genome shotgun sequence encodes:
- the LOC125549098 gene encoding short-chain dehydrogenase TIC 32, chloroplastic-like isoform X1, giving the protein MAMAAARSTPSLISSLPPPPPHPAAARPATTSFLERPAATPIASRSWTTARWRGSRRQRRVMAGASSGIGAETARGAHVVMAVRNLAAAEAVRQAVLAETPDASVEVMELDLSSLAFVRKFAPTSPPVASRSTSSFRGCQDEVQVQAHRDFLGPFIQLQVQVKCESMSEAVKHISKE
- the LOC125549098 gene encoding short-chain dehydrogenase TIC 32, chloroplastic-like isoform X2; this translates as MAMAAARSTPSLISSLPPPPPHPAAARPATTSFLERPAATPIASRSWTTARWRGSRRQRRVMAGASSGIGAETARGAHVVMAVRNLAAAEAVRQAVLAETPDASVEVMELDLSSLAFVRKFAPTSPPVASRSTSSFRGCQDEVQVQAHRDFLGPFIQLQVKCESMSEAVKHISKE
- the LOC125549098 gene encoding WW domain-containing oxidoreductase-like isoform X3, producing the protein MAMAAARSTPSLISSLPPPPPHPAAARPATTSFLERPAATPIASRSWTTARWRGSRRQRRVMAGASSGIGAETARGAHVVMAVRNLAAAEAVRQAVLAETPDASVEVMELDLSSLAFVRKFAPTSPPVASRSTSSCEVRIHVRSCEAYQQRVAYYVL